The stretch of DNA CCGCGAAACGGCTGCGAGCGTGCGTGCAAATTCACCTAGCCCGTGCAAGGCAAAGAAGTAAACCGCGACAGCTGGGATCGGCGGCAGGACAAGAAATAACAAGACCAAGAACGCCAGCCGTAATAATGACGGCTTCTGTCCTGACTTTATACGCACAGCGTATTCAATCAACAGCCCCATTAAACAAGCAGCGGCCAATATTTGCGACGCCACGACCCATTGCGACGGCGGAGAACCGCTCTCTAATAGTGCCGCGAAAATGCTCAGGGTCTGCGCTGGATAAATCAGACATGAGCCAATTATTACCCATAGCCCAATAAGCCGCAGGTCAGGCTCTGATTGCCCGAAATGCCACGCAGATAATAAAAGAAATAATATAAAGGTACCCAGCGGCGAAATAAGCCAGCTAGCAAAAACCAATATTCCAAAAACAATATATAGCGCCGTGTAGGCCAGTGTCGGCATGGTAAAGCGCGGCGCGGTTTCGGTCCGTTCGACAGCGCCGTGTGGGACACCAAGCAAGAATAAAACAATCGCAATCCAATTGGCGGCGATGGGTGACAGAGCGTTTGCCACCAATAAAATTATAGTCGTTACCAAAGCGGGGGCAAGCCAACGCTTTTGGTAATCATCAGGGAGTTTCGGCAAACGATTTGGGCCGACCCTGTCCAAAATAGCGGATGCGCCCCTCATGAGGCGCATCCAAATGTGTTGTCAGATCGTGACACGATTAGCCCGCTTTTTGCGCCGCTTCGTATCTGATGCGCTCGCTGTCCGACGTTGCCGCCGCCCAAATCACGACACCAAAGGCAATCTTGTTCACAAAGTCCGCGAGGTTATAGATGAGGTTTAGAGTCCCCTCATTGGCGCCTGGTTCACCTATGTATCCGAGGATGTAACCAATTGGGTAAATTGCCCAACCGACGGTTACAATCCAACGCAAGGCGTTAAACGCTTTTTGCGAGGCAACTGACCCTGAGCCAGCATTAATCTTGCTCGCTTCACCGGCAAAGATTTCATAGATGATATAAAACCATGCCAGCGTACCGACGATGAACATTGGCCATAATAGACCACCTTGCACCACCTCACCGATATAACCCGTAACGAGCATGACAACCGATGCAATCAGCAATTTCCAGAACAAGGCTGCGCGGACAACAGCCACGGCAGTCAAGATCAAGAAAAACTCAACGATTTGTAGTGGCACAGTCAAAAGCCAATCCACATAACGGAAGACCGTTGGGCTTTCACCTGTGACTGCCCAAACATCGCGCATATAAAAATAGTGGATAGCGGCAATACCGGTCACCATTGCCGCAACTGTTAATGATGTTTTCCATTTTCCAACGGCACGGTCGCGTTCGACCCAGAAAAAGAAAGTGGCCGCCACCATGGCAGCCGAAATGATCCAAAAGGATACGCCGACGAGATCGCCGGGATCTAACATGGTTTTTTCCATAATAATCCCCATAAGTTTACAGAACAGCATGATGGCTGAACAATTTGGCTACGGCGGGTTTTTCGATGAAGATGGGGCAAGAGTTAATTTTTATTAACGATGGGCGGTTTTGTCGTAAATAGGATATTTCAATGAAAACAGTGCAAGTCGAGTATAAAGTATAATAAAATCAATGCCTTAAACACTCACATCTCTTTATAAAATTGGTTTAAATTAATTAAACCCCCATCCATAACAGCTCAAAATGATTTGAAAATAGCACCATAATTGCGAAACTTTAAGTATGATTGGGCCGCAATTAATCCTACCGCTATCTAGGGCAGACGATAATTGGGGACATTTATGACACTTAAAACCACACTCACCGCATTTGCTTTAATGACCTTTTTGTCGGCGCCTGCACATGCCCAAATATCTGAAATTCGCGCTGGCCTAACAGAATTTGACGAAACAACGACGGGCATAAATTGGGGCGCGGGTATGGGCCGCGAAAACAGTATCGGCATTAATGCCGAACTGATTTTTGACCCCCTTCTAGGCAAGGATAAATCTCTACGCCTTCATCCTTATATTGGCGGCATGGTCAATTTAAACGGTGATACATCCTACGCCGCTGCGGGTGTGATGCTCCGCAAAGATTTTACGCAAAAGTTTTACGGCGATATCGGTATCGGTCTTGCGGTGCATGACGGGCGTATTCAATTATCAGACTTGCCAAGGTCAGAACGCCGTGATGCTTTTCTAAACGGAATTTCTTTTGGCTCTCGATTTTTATTCCGTCCGCAAATCACCTTGGGTTACCGGATTGATGACAACTGGGCGGGTGAGGTCTTTATGGATCACCTATCAAATGGCAACGTCCTAGACAGCACTGGTATTAACGAGGGCGTTGATAACCTCGGTATCCGCGTGGCGCGGCGCTTTTAAACTCTTGTAGATAACTCGGTTTAGGCCTCGCAATCCGTGCGCCTTTTGGCTATTAGCTGTAAAAGTCTGGTCATGATTCTGGGCGGGGGATAATCCGCGCGCGTTGATGACATTATAAAAGAGGCTTTTATGTCAAACGTCGTGGTAGTCGGATCCCAATGGGGTGACGAGGGTAAAGGCAAGATCGTTGATTGGTTATCCAACCGCGCCGATGTTGTTGTACGGTTCCAAGGCGGGCACAATGCGGGCCATACGCTTGTCGTTGACGGAGAAACTTATAAATTATCACTCCTACCGTCTGGCGTCGTGCGCGGCGGGAAGATGTCCGTTATCGGTAACGGCGTCGTGCTTGACCCTTGGGCTTTTGTCTCTGAAGTCGAACGTATCCGCGACCAAGGCGTGAAGATCAATCCAGAAAACCTCCTCATATCAGAGAGCGCCGCCCTCATCCTGCCTATCCATAGTGAGCTTGACGGTATTCGCGAAAACCAAGTCGACGGTATCAAAATCGGTACGACTAAACGCGGTATTGGTCCCGCCTATGAGGACAAAGTCGCGCGCCGCGCCATTCGCGTTTGTGATTTGGATGATCCTGAACATCTTCTGGCGCGTGTGAAAAACCTGCTGCATCACCATAATGCGCTGCGAGTTGGCTTGGGCCACCTCGAAGTGGATCCAAAAGACCTTTATGAGAAACTGCTAGAGATTGCCCCGCAAATCCTGCCCTATATGGCCCCCGTTTGGCACGAACTTGACGAGGCGCAGCGGTCTGAGAAAAAGATATTATTCGAAGGCGCGCAAGGGGCGATGCTTGATATTGATCACGGCACTTACCCCTTTGTCACCAGTTCCAACACCATTGCGGGCCAAGCGGCGGCGGGCTCTGGCATGGGGCCGCGCGCGCTGAACTATATCCTTGGTATTACCAAAGCCTATACCACCCGCGTTGGCGAAGGTCCCTTCCCGACTGAACTGGACGATGACATTGGTCACCGCTTGGGCGAACGCGGCCATGAATTTGGCACTGTCACAGGTCGCCAGAGACGCTGTGGTTGGTTTGACGCCGTCATGGTTCGCCAAGCGATTGTCACAGGCGGCATTACAGGCATCGCGCTGACAAAGCTTGATGTGTTGGACGGCTTTGCAGAGCTTAAAATTTGTACGGGCTATAAGCTAGACGGCAAAATCGTGCGCCGCTTGCCTGCCGGTACAGCCAAACAAGCCGCAGTCGAGCCGATTTATGAGAGCATGCCAGGATGGCAAGGCAGCACACGCGGCGCGCGCTCTTGGGCTGAGTTGCCCGCAGAAGCCGTCAAATATGTCCGAAGGCTGGAAGAGCTTATTGGCTGCCCCGTCGGTATGGTGTCCACATCGCCCGAACGCGAAGACGTTATTCTTATCCGCGACCCGTTCAAACCGATTATCTAATGCGCGACCCGCAAACGTCCCGTCAATACACAGGCCAATGCCACTGCGGGGCGGTGCAATTTTCCATTCATAGCAATCTGGCAGAGTTCACGACCTGCGATTGTTCGCTATGCGCCATGCGCGGCGCGTTAATGGTCAAAGTGCCGGAAGCTGATCTAAAGATTGACCAAGGCAAGGACGCCCTCACCCTGTACCAATGGAATATGAAAATCGCGCGTCATTATTTTTGCAAGTCCTGCGGGATCTATGTCCTTCACAATAAACGCGCAGCCCCTGATCATTACGGCGTCAATGTCCGCACGCTAATGGGTGTTGCCGACACGGACGCCCCGCACCGCGCGACCAAAGGCGATGATATGAGTGTCGCGGCGCAAGGCGCGCAAGACCACTGGCCGGGGCCAAGAGTGATAACTAACGGCAAAAAACCGTGAGTACACAACGCTCCAACCCGATAGCGGATTGGACCGCTTACCTCAGCGGATGGATAAGTATCACCCTATACGGGTTTTTGGTCTTTGAATTGCTGCGCCTTTGGACGCACCCGACAGACGCCGACGCACTGCGCGTCCTTACACTTGCGGTGATGATGGCCATGGAATTTATCATGGCCCATTCCGGCGTCTTTATGGCGGCGATGAGCCGTTCAAAAGCGATGATTATCCTAATACCGTTTTATGGATTATTTGCATGGGGCTTTAGCAGTTATGTTCCCGGTAATGACATGATGTGGCTTTATTTTGGCGTCGTCGCGATGCGGATGCGCTTTGCCTTTTCCAACCCTACAGAGGATCAGGTCGGACGCAATATCGGGCTGTCGGCGGTGGTGGTCATGACCTATTTTGTCTTAATATTTATTTTCGCCTTTAACGCGGATAATATCCCGCTGTTTGGCTTAACGCCTGAATATTTAACGGCCAGCGGTTATCACGACTTGCACGATAGTGGCGGGATATTCATTGACCAACCCAATGTCGCGCTCGCCATGGGGGTGGTCTATTTCACCCTTATCGCAATTTGGGAATTCCTAATTTACGGCATGTTGAAATGGCCGGGACGCAAGGATAAGAGCGGCCATCAAAACCCGTCCACATAATCATTGACCGACTCAGTCCCGCTTGCGAGAGCGTGATATGAGCCTTCCCTCACCAAAGACCTTACATGCGGATATATCCACCGCGCGGCTTTTACTGTCGGCGCTTGCGCTGGTGTTGATATGGGGCAGCGCCTTTACGATGGTCGGGGTGGGTGTGCGCTATATAAGCCCCATATGGCTCGTCGCGGGACGGCTTGTTTTTGGGGCAATGTTGGTCACGACTTACGCTTATCTTCGCGGACACCGCTTTCCGAAACTGTCAGATGTGCGCTGGCGCTGGTACGGGCTCCTCGGCATCACAGGCACAGTGCTGCCGTTCTTTTTACTTTCTGTCGGGCAGCTGACGATTAATAGCGGTATCACGGCCATTATCGTGGGCGGTATGCCGCTTATCACTATAATTTTGGCGCATTTCTTTACTGATGAACGGCTTACGGTGATGAAGTTCATCGGCTTTACCATTGGGTTTTTTGGAATTTTTGTTTTGTTCCTGCCCGATGAATTATCGCTGGGATTAATTAGTGATTGGAAGGCGCAGGTTCTGATCCTGCTCGCGGCGTGCAGCTATGCGGTCACCACAGTCTTTGCCAAACGCGTGCCCAAAACCCCCGCCAGCCTCGGCGCTGCGATGATGCTGATTTGCGGGGCGTCAGTGTCGGTGATCTTTGCGCTCGGCTCTGGCATTCCCGATGCTGCCCCGCCCATGATTGGGTTTTTGATGATTATCGGATTGGGATTAGGCTCCAGCGGGCTGGCCAATATCCTCTATCTTTGGGTGATTGATAAATCAGGGCCGACCATGCTGGCGCGTATTAATTATTTCACGCCTGTGGCCTCTGTGATTTTCGGCGTGACGCTATTATCAGAGCCGTTTACATGGAAGATTGTCGCCTCATTCCTGATTGTCATTACGGGCGTGATGATATCGCGTATCGGCCAGAATAGACGCTAGCTATCCAGCCCACCTTTTAACACGGCGAAGGGGTTATTGGACGGCGGTTCATCATCTGTTACTCCGTCTTCGCCAATTACCGCAAGACCGTGATTAAGCGGCCCATTGCCTTTGCCAAATTTCGGGGCGGAACGGATGCCTTCAAACACGAAGTCACGCGCGTTTTGCACGGCTTCTTCTAAGGGCACACCCAGCGCCATATTGGCTGCCAGAGCGCTCGCCAGCGTACAACCTGTCCCGTGGGTGTGGCGCGAATAAATGCGCGGCCCCGTCATCATATTGGCACCTTCCTCTGTCACTAATATATCGACAATGGATTTTGTGTCCAAATGCCCGCCCTTCATAAGCGCCGCATATGCCCCCATGGACAGTAGCGCGTCGCCCGCTTTGGACAGGTCGGAAATCTCTGTAATCTTAATCCCCGTCAGCATCTCTGCCTCGGGCACATTGGGGGTAATGACATCGCATAGCGGGATGAGTTTTGTCTTCAAAGCCTCAACCGCATCATCCTCTAGCAATGTATCACCAGAGGTCGCGACCATGACAGGGTCAAGCACGACATAGGCGGGTGTATCGGCCAGTTCCTCGGCGACAACATCGATGATCGCGGCGTTGGCGAGCATACCAATCTTAATGACGTCCGCACCAATATCGTCGAGAACCGCGCGAATTTGCCCGCGCACAATATCCGCTGGCATGACCTCCACCGCGCTCACGCCTAATGTGTTTTGTACCGTCACCGCCGTCACCGCCGTCGCGCTGTAAGCCCCAAAAGCCGCGCAAGATTTAATGTCTGCTTGTATGCCCGCCCCGCCAGAGGAATCGGACCCGGCGATGATTAAGACGCGGCCTTGGGTTTCAGGATGGGTGATGTCGGGTGTGTCGGTGTTAGTGTCGTTTGTCATAATTATACTGCGTCAAACCTTCATTGTGTCGTCTTATGCGAGGGTAGAATGTCAAAATTTCGTATAGCCAAACACATCCCAGCGCTACCATTAACAGCCCTGATATTTTCCATTCCATCTTATCCGCCAACAACAACATAACTGACAGACTCATAATAAAAAGCCCAACCTTTGTCTGTCCGAAGTAAAAGCGATGTCCACCCCAAAGTCCAAGAAAAACTAACGCAAGTGTCGCCTTATTAATAGAGAGCGTTAGCGGATGTTTATAGGGCTCCATGAACATTAGCCTCCGTGAATAACTCAATTACACTTAACACAATTCTTGCGTCATGCCCGCCCTTGTGGCGGGTATCCATACGATAGTCTCACTGTTGTGAACGCTGCAAGTTATACGCATGGATCACCGACACAGGGTCGGTGATGACGGTGTATTATGCTCACCCACCATCAATTGCCCCCCATACCCGCACCGCTTGCATTGTCTCCATTACGTCATGCACGCGAAGTATATCGGCCCCTGCTTGCATCCCCCAAATTGCGGCCGCGAGGCTGCCTGCGAGGCGTCTGTCTGCTGTGCTGCCGTCTATGCCGCCTATGAAGCTTTTGCGCGACGCGCCGAGTAACACGTCGCAGCCCAGCGTTTTAAAGTCTTTGAGATTTTTCATTATGGCGAGGTTATGCTCCAGCGTTTTGCCAAAGCCTATACCGGGGTCAATCGTAATCAAATCACGGTCAATGCCAGCAAATTCGAGCGCGTCAATGCGCTTTGCGAGGTAGTCTTTGACGTCCGCAACAGGGTCATCATAACGCGGATAATGCTGCATGGTCTCTGGGCTGCCTTGGGCGTGCATGACGATGACGGGACAGCCCAAATCTGCCGCGATTTTGGCGGATACCTTCGTGAAGGTCAGGCCGCTAACATCGTTCCAAATATCGGCCCCGACATGCACCGCCGCAATGGCGACAGAGGGCTTTCGCGTATCAATGGATATGACGGGCGGGTCAACATGATCCTGCGTTGCGCGGCGAATGGCGGCAATGACGGGGACAGTGCGTTCAATCTCGACTTCATCGGAAATTTGTTCAGCCCCTGGGCGTGTGCTCTCCCCGCCAATGTCTATAATATCCGCGCCTTGCTCGATAAGGCTCATCGCGCCTTTCACGGCAAGCTCAAGGCTATCATATTGCCCGCCGTCAGAAAAACTATCCGGCGTGACGTTGAGGATTCCCATGATTTTTGGACGCGTGGTCATGAGTGTGATGTAACGCGTTGAACGAGGGCATGGAAGAGCGAAATTATAAGCCCCTTGCCCCAACTCACAAATTAATATTGCCGTCACCCTCGGGCTTGACCCGAGGGTCTAACAATAGGGGTGAAAAAAATTCAGATGGACCCTCGGGTCAAGCCCGAGGGTAACGTCATAATTGAGTGAGCGAATGTAGAAACAATGCCCTCCAATAAAAAACGCCGCCCGTTGAGGCGGCGCTTATTATCACATGTTTTACACGCCTACCCTTCGGGCTGCGCATCACCAATAGGCTTGGGTTTGTTTTTCCCCGTCAGCGGCACAGCGGATACGCTGGGGCGTTTGCCTTTGCCGTCGGGGCGTTTGGGTTTGATGCCATCTGACAGCAGGACTTTAATTTCGTCGCCTGACAGCGTTTCATATTCCAGCAGGGCTTCGGCGAGCGCGACCCAATCCTTCTTTTTCTTCTTTAGGATTTTCTGTGCGGTCTCATGCGCCTCTGTGACAAAGCGTTTAATCTCGCTTTCAATCAGCTTTGACGTTTCGGGCGAAATCGACGACCCGCGACCAATACCAGGATGGAAGCTTTGCTGATCCGTGTCCTTATAAGCAATTGGACCGATGGCATCGGACAGGCCCCATTCGGTCACCATAGCGGTGGCGATACGGGTGACTTGTTCAATATCAGAGCTGGCGCCCGATGTGACTTTGTCATAACCAAAGTGCAATTCCTCTGCCGCGCGGCCGCCCATGGCCATGGCCATACGGGCAATCATTTCTTCGCGCGACTGGCTAATCTGATCCCGTTCGGGCATATATTGCACCATACCCAGCGCACGACCGCGCGGGATGATGGTGGCCTTATGGATCGGCAAACTGCCGGGCATATTAAGACCTACAATGGCGTGTCCGGCCTCGTGATACGCCGTCATAGCCTTCTCTTCATCGGTCATAGCAAGGGTGCGGCGTTCTGCGCCCATCATGACTTTGTCACGCGCATCTTCAAATTCGCGCTGCGTGATTTTCAGCTTATTGCGGCGCGCAGACAATAACGCAGCCTCATTGACGAGGTTGGCAAGGTCAGCCCCAGAGAAGCCGGGCGTACCGCGCGCGATATATTTCACGTCCACATCGGCGGCCATTGGCTTGCCTTTCATATGGACCTCTAGGATTTTTTCGCGCCCTGAAATATCGGGATAGGGCACTTCGATTTGGCGGTCAAAACGACCGGGACGGAGCAACGCCTTATCAAGCACATCGGGACGGTTGGTCGCTGCGATGATGATGACACCTTCGTCGCCCGCAAAGCCGTCCATTTCGACAAGCAGTTGGTTTAGCGTTTGCTCTCGCTCTTCGTGACCGCCTGACGTGCCCACACCGCGGTGGCGGCCAACGGCATCAATCTCGTCGATAAAGATGATACAAGGCGCATTTTTGCGGGCATCCGCGAACATATCGCGCACACGCGATGCGCCGACGCCGACAAACATTTCAACAAAGTCAGAGCCGGAAATTGTAAAGAACGGCACACCCGCTTCGCCCGCAACCGCGCGCGCAAGTAATGTCTTACCTGTACCGGGAGGGCCCACAAGAAGCGCACCCGTCGGAATTTTCGCACCAAGGCGTGTGTAACGAGAGCTATCGCGGAGGAACTCCACGACTTCGCGCAGATCTTCTTTAGCGCTTTCAACACCAGCAACATCGTCAAATGTTTTACGACCCGACAGTTCGGTCAGCAGCTTGGCCTTGGATTTACCAAAGCTCATCGCGCCGCCGCGACCGCCGCCCTGCATAGAGCGCATGAAAAGCATGGCGATACCAATGATAAGAATGAGCGGTAGGAAGTTGAGCAAAACACTGGCCAGCGGGCTCATGCGTTTTTCTTCTTTGACGGTCACAGAGACGCCAGAT from Fretibacter rubidus encodes:
- a CDS encoding adenylosuccinate synthase; amino-acid sequence: MSNVVVVGSQWGDEGKGKIVDWLSNRADVVVRFQGGHNAGHTLVVDGETYKLSLLPSGVVRGGKMSVIGNGVVLDPWAFVSEVERIRDQGVKINPENLLISESAALILPIHSELDGIRENQVDGIKIGTTKRGIGPAYEDKVARRAIRVCDLDDPEHLLARVKNLLHHHNALRVGLGHLEVDPKDLYEKLLEIAPQILPYMAPVWHELDEAQRSEKKILFEGAQGAMLDIDHGTYPFVTSSNTIAGQAAAGSGMGPRALNYILGITKAYTTRVGEGPFPTELDDDIGHRLGERGHEFGTVTGRQRRCGWFDAVMVRQAIVTGGITGIALTKLDVLDGFAELKICTGYKLDGKIVRRLPAGTAKQAAVEPIYESMPGWQGSTRGARSWAELPAEAVKYVRRLEELIGCPVGMVSTSPEREDVILIRDPFKPII
- the ftsH gene encoding ATP-dependent zinc metalloprotease FtsH, encoding MNSKMRNIIMWGLIGTMFLVMVAMTSNTAGQSASDEIIYSDYIKAVEAGQIKTANVTADASKISGERSDGSLYTVNALQYQDKVVDMLEESGVSVTVKEEKRMSPLASVLLNFLPLILIIGIAMLFMRSMQGGGRGGAMSFGKSKAKLLTELSGRKTFDDVAGVESAKEDLREVVEFLRDSSRYTRLGAKIPTGALLVGPPGTGKTLLARAVAGEAGVPFFTISGSDFVEMFVGVGASRVRDMFADARKNAPCIIFIDEIDAVGRHRGVGTSGGHEEREQTLNQLLVEMDGFAGDEGVIIIAATNRPDVLDKALLRPGRFDRQIEVPYPDISGREKILEVHMKGKPMAADVDVKYIARGTPGFSGADLANLVNEAALLSARRNKLKITQREFEDARDKVMMGAERRTLAMTDEEKAMTAYHEAGHAIVGLNMPGSLPIHKATIIPRGRALGMVQYMPERDQISQSREEMIARMAMAMGGRAAEELHFGYDKVTSGASSDIEQVTRIATAMVTEWGLSDAIGPIAYKDTDQQSFHPGIGRGSSISPETSKLIESEIKRFVTEAHETAQKILKKKKKDWVALAEALLEYETLSGDEIKVLLSDGIKPKRPDGKGKRPSVSAVPLTGKNKPKPIGDAQPEG
- a CDS encoding GFA family protein; amino-acid sequence: MRDPQTSRQYTGQCHCGAVQFSIHSNLAEFTTCDCSLCAMRGALMVKVPEADLKIDQGKDALTLYQWNMKIARHYFCKSCGIYVLHNKRAAPDHYGVNVRTLMGVADTDAPHRATKGDDMSVAAQGAQDHWPGPRVITNGKKP
- the folP gene encoding dihydropteroate synthase codes for the protein MTTRPKIMGILNVTPDSFSDGGQYDSLELAVKGAMSLIEQGADIIDIGGESTRPGAEQISDEVEIERTVPVIAAIRRATQDHVDPPVISIDTRKPSVAIAAVHVGADIWNDVSGLTFTKVSAKIAADLGCPVIVMHAQGSPETMQHYPRYDDPVADVKDYLAKRIDALEFAGIDRDLITIDPGIGFGKTLEHNLAIMKNLKDFKTLGCDVLLGASRKSFIGGIDGSTADRRLAGSLAAAIWGMQAGADILRVHDVMETMQAVRVWGAIDGG
- a CDS encoding Brp/Blh family beta-carotene 15,15'-dioxygenase, producing the protein MRGASAILDRVGPNRLPKLPDDYQKRWLAPALVTTIILLVANALSPIAANWIAIVLFLLGVPHGAVERTETAPRFTMPTLAYTALYIVFGILVFASWLISPLGTFILFLLLSAWHFGQSEPDLRLIGLWVIIGSCLIYPAQTLSIFAALLESGSPPSQWVVASQILAAACLMGLLIEYAVRIKSGQKPSLLRLAFLVLLFLVLPPIPAVAVYFFALHGLGEFARTLAAVSRASVLREGSALKPIDILKLYGPATFPAMIGAVIILWMTVTGYIPMVIAAGLATAFIIPHMLPIEDLLRVDRDAARNKKITPKA
- a CDS encoding acyloxyacyl hydrolase, with the translated sequence MTLKTTLTAFALMTFLSAPAHAQISEIRAGLTEFDETTTGINWGAGMGRENSIGINAELIFDPLLGKDKSLRLHPYIGGMVNLNGDTSYAAAGVMLRKDFTQKFYGDIGIGLAVHDGRIQLSDLPRSERRDAFLNGISFGSRFLFRPQITLGYRIDDNWAGEVFMDHLSNGNVLDSTGINEGVDNLGIRVARRF
- a CDS encoding bacteriorhodopsin-like; the protein is MEKTMLDPGDLVGVSFWIISAAMVAATFFFWVERDRAVGKWKTSLTVAAMVTGIAAIHYFYMRDVWAVTGESPTVFRYVDWLLTVPLQIVEFFLILTAVAVVRAALFWKLLIASVVMLVTGYIGEVVQGGLLWPMFIVGTLAWFYIIYEIFAGEASKINAGSGSVASQKAFNALRWIVTVGWAIYPIGYILGYIGEPGANEGTLNLIYNLADFVNKIAFGVVIWAAATSDSERIRYEAAQKAG
- the thiD gene encoding bifunctional hydroxymethylpyrimidine kinase/phosphomethylpyrimidine kinase, yielding MTNDTNTDTPDITHPETQGRVLIIAGSDSSGGAGIQADIKSCAAFGAYSATAVTAVTVQNTLGVSAVEVMPADIVRGQIRAVLDDIGADVIKIGMLANAAIIDVVAEELADTPAYVVLDPVMVATSGDTLLEDDAVEALKTKLIPLCDVITPNVPEAEMLTGIKITEISDLSKAGDALLSMGAYAALMKGGHLDTKSIVDILVTEEGANMMTGPRIYSRHTHGTGCTLASALAANMALGVPLEEAVQNARDFVFEGIRSAPKFGKGNGPLNHGLAVIGEDGVTDDEPPSNNPFAVLKGGLDS
- a CDS encoding DMT family transporter; translated protein: MSLPSPKTLHADISTARLLLSALALVLIWGSAFTMVGVGVRYISPIWLVAGRLVFGAMLVTTYAYLRGHRFPKLSDVRWRWYGLLGITGTVLPFFLLSVGQLTINSGITAIIVGGMPLITIILAHFFTDERLTVMKFIGFTIGFFGIFVLFLPDELSLGLISDWKAQVLILLAACSYAVTTVFAKRVPKTPASLGAAMMLICGASVSVIFALGSGIPDAAPPMIGFLMIIGLGLGSSGLANILYLWVIDKSGPTMLARINYFTPVASVIFGVTLLSEPFTWKIVASFLIVITGVMISRIGQNRR